In Elusimicrobiota bacterium, one DNA window encodes the following:
- the atpH gene encoding ATP synthase F1 subunit delta — MLKAADRAVIDRYARALFEAAQSGKAVDAVRVDLARWLEVAAAVPEWAAALQHPRVAPAVKGELLARALGKPTALTGRLLDLLMEKKRLDALADIARRFNALADEARGVVAVSVGTAQPLTAEQTAALKKSLSKIFGEVALHPRTDPALLGGLVVQVGDRLWDGSVAAQLARLKDAWLSSATN, encoded by the coding sequence ATGCTCAAGGCCGCCGACCGCGCCGTCATCGACCGTTACGCCCGGGCCCTCTTCGAGGCCGCCCAAAGCGGAAAAGCCGTCGACGCGGTGCGCGTCGATCTGGCCCGGTGGCTCGAGGTCGCGGCGGCGGTGCCCGAATGGGCCGCGGCCCTGCAGCACCCCCGGGTGGCGCCCGCCGTCAAAGGCGAGCTGTTGGCCCGGGCCTTGGGAAAACCGACGGCCCTCACGGGGCGGTTGTTGGACCTCCTGATGGAAAAAAAACGGTTGGACGCCCTGGCGGACATCGCCCGCCGCTTCAACGCCTTGGCGGACGAAGCCCGGGGCGTGGTCGCGGTGTCGGTCGGCACGGCCCAGCCGCTCACCGCCGAGCAAACCGCGGCGCTTAAGAAATCGCTGTCCAAGATTTTCGGCGAGGTGGCGCTCCACCCCCGCACGGACCCCGCGCTCCTGGGCGGTTTGGTCGTCCAGGTGGGCGACCGTCTCTGGGACGGCAGCGTGGCCGCGCAATTGGCCCGATTGAAAGACGCGTGGCTCAGTTCGGCCACGAATTAA
- a CDS encoding cold-shock protein — MKGKVKWYNRVKGYGFIVPEDGSAEVFVHHSAIQAKGKDKVLVDGQAVEFEVTQGSKGPAAANVKPEAKPAPAA, encoded by the coding sequence ATGAAAGGTAAAGTCAAGTGGTACAACCGCGTGAAAGGCTACGGGTTCATCGTCCCGGAGGACGGCAGCGCGGAAGTGTTCGTGCATCATTCGGCCATCCAAGCCAAGGGGAAAGACAAAGTCCTGGTGGACGGTCAAGCCGTTGAGTTCGAAGTCACCCAAGGGTCCAAGGGCCCGGCCGCGGCGAACGTGAAGCCCGAGGCCAAGCCCGCGCCGGCCGCCTGA
- the atpF gene encoding F0F1 ATP synthase subunit B, producing the protein MEQLFTPHTGLMVWTALTFLLLVGVLARFAWKPILEALRAREESIKNNIQAAERSKAEAEKLRQDYEAQIARMDAKARDILAEAEAAGRRAKDEILRAAQTENERLLDAARKKMADEERRLLREIRTEVAEMSLRAAEKILRQGLDKSAQDRLLKEALGDMEGSAGK; encoded by the coding sequence GTGGAGCAACTCTTCACGCCCCACACGGGGCTGATGGTCTGGACGGCCCTGACCTTCCTGTTGTTGGTCGGGGTCCTGGCCCGGTTCGCCTGGAAGCCTATTTTGGAGGCTCTCCGGGCCCGGGAAGAATCCATCAAAAACAACATCCAGGCGGCCGAACGGTCCAAGGCCGAAGCGGAAAAATTGCGCCAGGACTACGAGGCGCAGATCGCGCGGATGGACGCGAAGGCCCGGGACATCCTGGCCGAGGCGGAAGCCGCCGGCCGCCGCGCCAAAGACGAAATCCTTCGCGCCGCCCAGACGGAGAACGAGCGCCTGCTCGACGCCGCCCGGAAGAAAATGGCCGACGAGGAGCGCCGGCTCCTGCGCGAGATCCGCACGGAAGTGGCCGAAATGTCCCTCCGCGCGGCGGAAAAAATTCTCCGCCAGGGGTTGGACAAGTCCGCCCAGGACCGGTTGCTCAAGGAAGCCCTGGGCGACATGGAAGGGTCCGCGGGGAAATAA
- the atpB gene encoding F0F1 ATP synthase subunit A: MDFSSLIVHHLADAPLARWGAFVYTKHMFMMIFAAALSIGIFVPAARGRGAVARGLRSMAEALVEFLWKDIVEPAMGPSGWRFMPYFLTLFVFILLMNLLGLVPFGASATGNISVTASLSLLTFFLIHFSGIREHGFFHHFGNLIPHGVPWVLAPAVFVLEFVGYLTKTLALCIRLFANMTAGHLVILLFLGLILLFGQGSVAAGLAVSPVLVGLTLGLYLLELIVALVQAYVFTMLTAIFVGGALHPEH, translated from the coding sequence ATGGATTTTTCCTCCCTCATCGTTCATCACTTGGCCGACGCGCCCTTGGCGCGGTGGGGCGCCTTCGTCTACACCAAACACATGTTCATGATGATCTTCGCCGCCGCCCTGTCGATTGGGATCTTCGTGCCGGCGGCCCGAGGCCGGGGCGCCGTCGCGCGGGGGCTGCGGTCCATGGCCGAAGCCCTGGTCGAGTTTCTTTGGAAGGACATCGTCGAGCCGGCCATGGGGCCCAGCGGCTGGCGGTTCATGCCCTACTTCCTCACGCTCTTCGTTTTCATTCTGCTGATGAATCTGCTGGGTCTCGTGCCTTTCGGCGCCTCCGCCACGGGCAATATTTCCGTGACGGCGTCCCTGAGCCTCCTCACGTTCTTTTTGATCCACTTCTCCGGCATTCGGGAACACGGGTTCTTCCACCATTTCGGCAACTTGATTCCCCACGGCGTGCCCTGGGTTCTGGCCCCGGCCGTCTTCGTGCTCGAATTCGTCGGTTACCTCACCAAAACCCTCGCCCTCTGCATCCGGTTGTTCGCCAACATGACGGCCGGCCACTTGGTGATCCTCTTGTTCCTGGGGCTCATCCTGCTCTTCGGGCAGGGCAGCGTCGCGGCGGGTCTGGCGGTCTCGCCGGTCTTGGTCGGCCTCACGCTGGGGCTTTACCTGCTGGAATTGATCGTCGCGCTGGTGCAGGCCTACGTCTTTACGATGTTGACGGCGATTTTTGTCGGCGGGGCGTTGCACCCCGAACACTGA
- a CDS encoding ATP synthase F0 subunit C, which translates to MSEQFFLGLGYISAGLGAGLVVLGAAGAIAKVVSAAVEGTARQPEAANAIKGNMQLFIFLIEGLGIVGLGVAYVIALNLGLKAIPLPGAAAEPAAHHDTVK; encoded by the coding sequence ATGTCTGAGCAATTCTTCTTGGGTCTGGGTTACATCTCGGCCGGTTTGGGCGCGGGGTTGGTGGTCTTGGGCGCGGCGGGCGCCATCGCAAAAGTGGTCAGCGCCGCCGTCGAAGGCACCGCCCGTCAACCGGAAGCGGCCAACGCGATCAAGGGCAACATGCAGCTCTTCATCTTCTTGATCGAAGGCTTGGGCATCGTCGGGTTGGGCGTGGCCTACGTCATCGCCTTGAACCTCGGTTTGAAGGCCATCCCGCTGCCGGGCGCCGCCGCGGAACCCGCCGCGCACCACGACACGGTGAAATAA
- a CDS encoding AtpZ/AtpI family protein, with the protein MKTPPPGSEPPPKTVAGLFHGFQFALTILLGLALGHWLDLRRGWTPFGTLGGFFGGAVVGFYQLARAFR; encoded by the coding sequence TTGAAAACACCGCCGCCGGGATCCGAACCGCCCCCAAAAACGGTGGCCGGCCTGTTTCACGGCTTTCAATTCGCCCTCACGATTTTGCTGGGCTTGGCCCTGGGCCATTGGTTGGATCTCCGACGGGGGTGGACGCCCTTCGGTACCCTGGGCGGTTTTTTCGGCGGCGCCGTCGTGGGTTTTTATCAGTTGGCCCGGGCGTTCCGTTAA